A stretch of Toxoplasma gondii ME49 chromosome V, whole genome shotgun sequence DNA encodes these proteins:
- a CDS encoding Toxoplasma gondii family B protein (encoded by transcript TGME49_307460~Predicted trans-membrane domain (TMHMM2.0):105-128) — MLWRYQPLDLEAVLSSEIHASGPFRGFRVNGSRKYCIRSSTMATHVLDQIPIINSRTNGDSAAFLVSTAAVRAEEKQQRRQVDVILMKSKRSNPAKRTTVTLSRTSGSNAVTLIFILTAALALLLVSVQLQQCRQRLLRKTSGETAGSTKRRLAEGGHEDNCVRLAPASTKCPKGACRFHKEQNSVPTRRRLLTPPTLGIYSLSTSQTIFFQ, encoded by the exons ATGCTTTGGAGATATCAACCACTGGACTTGGAGGCTGTCCTATCGAGTGAAATTCACGCTTCAGGCCCTTTTCGTGGATTCCGCGTCAAT GGCAGCCGCAAGTACTGCATTCGCAGTTCGACAATGGCGACACACGTTTTGGATCAAATACCAATTATCAACAGCCGGACCAATGGGGATAGCGCAGCATTCCTGGTCTCCACCGCAGCCGTACGggccgaagagaaacagcaacGAAGACAAGTTGATGTTATTCTGATGAAGTCGAAAAG AAGCAACCCAGCCAAGAGGACAACAGTGACGTTAAGTCGTACCAGTGGCAGCAATGCGGTCACGTTGATCTTTATACTGACTGCCGCGCTGGCGCTCCTGCTGGTTTCTGTCCAGCTACAGCAGTGTCGGCAACGATTGCTGAGAAAAACAAGTGGAGAAACTGCAGGAAGCACTAAGCGGAGACTGGCAGAAGGTGGCCATGAAGACAACTGTGTACGCTTGGCTCCCGCATCAACAAAATGCCCTAAGGGTGCCTGTCGGTTCCACAAAGAACAGAACTCGGTCCCCACTCGACGGCGACTCCTCACCCCTCCCACACTTGGCATCTATTCTTTATCCACGTCTCAAACTATCTTCTTCCAATAG